The Rhizobium leguminosarum genome includes a region encoding these proteins:
- a CDS encoding helix-turn-helix transcriptional regulator encodes MSPVTPRETEVIRWMAEGKTASEIGTILGISPITVNTHIANAKMKLGVFKETALVAAALRNGIIR; translated from the coding sequence ATGAGCCCGGTGACCCCACGCGAAACCGAAGTGATCCGCTGGATGGCGGAGGGAAAGACCGCCTCCGAGATCGGCACCATTCTCGGCATCTCGCCGATCACCGTGAATACCCACATCGCCAACGCCAAAATGAAGCTCGGCGTCTTCAAGGAAACGGCGCTGGTCGCCGCGGCACTCAGAAACGGCATCATTCGATAG